The sequence below is a genomic window from Brevibacillus agri.
GCTCCGCGCTGATGATGAGCGGCCCGGGTTCGTTGTTGTAAATAATCGCGCCGACGGCACCCGCTTCTTTGGCAAGGCGGAGCTTTTCATCAAAAGAAGTATCCCCCCGCTCCAAGAGCACGATTTTTTCCTTGACCGATACGTTGTAGTCTTCTTTTTTCCCTTTTCCCATGTAAACGAGCGGATACGGCTTCACCAGAGAAGCTATCGGATTGAGCGCCGACCCGCTCTCCACGTGCCCAGGCAAGTAGACGACGCGTTCCAGCCCTGGCACTCCCTGGACGCTGAAGCTGTTGCCCGCAAGCGTCGTCGCGTTGACGGATGCGACGGAAAACGCATCAGGGCTGAGGCCGGGGGAGCCGATCATGGCCACGTCCGGATTTTGCGCCCGCACCTTGTCGCTGCCGAAGTACGAGTCGTTCCCCGCTGCCGCCACGACGATGACGCCGTTGTCCACCGCCTTTTTCACGGCCATTTGCTCGACGTTCGACTCGTCCACATAACCGGCGGAGGAGCCGAGGCTGAGGTTGATGACATCGGCTTTTTTGGCGATCGAATCGTTAATCGCAAACAAGATCGACTCGCTCAAGCCTGGCACTTCCCCCTGGTAGTTGGAAAATACTTTTTGGCTCATGATTTGCGATTCCGGCGCGACTCCTTTGACTTTGCCGTTGGCGGCAATGATCCCGGCGACATGGATGCCGTGCTGCGATTCGGCTACGTCCTCGGTCGTCTGATTGCGGTCTGCCCAGTTGAAGCCCGGAATTACTTTTTGCGGCGAGCCTGACTTCTGCACAGCCAGCCGCTTGTCGTGCGGCGGCGGCAAATCAGGATGCCGCGGGTTTACGCCTGTATCAATGACCGAGATGAGCATTCCTTCTCCTTTAACCCCTGCCTCCCGCCAGGCGCGGTTCGCTTCGATCATCTCCAGCGTAGAGGCTTGTGCGCTGACAGCCTGTTCGCCCAGGACGACATGCTCGGAACGCTGCCACTCGTTGGCCCGCTCGGCGCGGACATGATTTCCGGCCTCGCCCGGCGCGTGGCTTGTATGTGATTGCTCCTTCATTTCCGCCAAATCGTGCATGACCACACTGCGCAAGCTGATGGCGTCGCCGTATGCAAAGACATCCGCGCGTGTATGGCCCACTGTCGTTACGGGAAGCAAAACCAACACTAACCCTAAGCTCATCACCTGTTTTTTCATCGTTTGCCCCCTTGTTGGAAGTACACCCATTATGTATCAGTTTTCACTGGGAGCCGCTCGGGTATTCTCGTCTTTTGCCCTAAGGTTGACAAAACAGGTGAATCAGCCTATATTTAATACCGTTAAATATTTCCTGTCCGAAATGTATTGTTATTAAGCTGCAAGGAGCTGAAACCAGCATGTCCTCCCCTTCCCCGAGTCCATTGACCGCCTGCAAGAAGCTTTTCGCACCATCATGCGCACGTTGGGGACGCATATGGCCGAGCCTGTTCCCGGATTGACAGGTCCGCAATTTTACATCCTTCATCAATTGGAGCAACGCCAAAGATGTACCGTCGGCGAACTGGCCGATTCGATGATGGTCAAGCCCAGCGCGATTACCGCGATGATCGACCGGCTGGACAAGCACGGCTACGTCAGCCGGGAGCGCGATGAGGAAGATCGGCGCGTCGTCCATATCAGTCTGCTGGAAGCCGGAAAACACATTTTGGCCCAGGCGAAGCAGACGCGGCTGGAAACGCTCCGGCAACTGTTTTCCCACCTCACCGAAGAAGAGTGGGAGCAGTTCGTTCGCATGTTCGAAAAACTGGCAGTCGCCGCTGTCGCTGACGCAAGAAAAAAAGGCGTGCATTCCGGTTAAACCGGCGCACGCCTTTTTCTTTTGCCAAACGATTAGGAGAAGAAGAATTTCTTCACCGCATGTTTGGTCGTTTCTTTGTTCATGTGAGCAATCGAGGTCGTGAGCGGGATGCCTTTTGGACAAGCTTGCACGCAGTTTTGCGAGTTACCGCAATCGCCGATACCGCCGTCTTCCATCAGAGCTTCCAGACGCTCATGCTTGTTCATCATACCAGTTGGATGCTGGTTGAACAGGCGAACCTGGGAAATCGCAAACGGTCCAATGAACTCGGACTTCGCGTTCACGTTCGGGCAAGCCTCCAAGCATACCCCGCACGTCATGCACTTGGACAGCTCGTACGCCCATTGACGCTCTACTTCCGGCATGCGCGGACCTGGTCCCAGATCATGCGTACCATCGATTGGAATCCATGCTTTTACACGTTTCAACGCATCGAACATGCGGCTACGGTCAATCGACAAGTCGCGTTGTACAGGGAACGTGCTCATTGGCTCCAGACGAATTGGCTGTTCCAGTTTATCGATCAGCGCCGAGCAAGCCTGGCGCGGTCTTCCGTTGATGACCATCGAGCACGCGCCGCATACTTCTTCCAAGCAGTTCGATTCCCAGTTGACCGGAGAAGTTTTTTGGCCTTGCGCGTTGAGCGGATTGCGTTGAATCTCCATCAGCGCACCAATGACGTTCATACCAGGACGGTACGGGATTTTGAACTCTTCCTTGTATGGAGTGCTGTCAGGGCTGTCTTGGCGAGTAATAATCAGGTGAATCAATTTTTCTGCCATGATCCGTTTCCTCCTCTCTTAATGCTTCTTGTCAGACGTATAGTCACGTTTCCGTGGCGGGATCAACGAAACATCGATGTCTTCGTAGTAGATTTCTGGCGCGGTTGTTTCCGGATTGAACTTCGCCATAGTTGTCTTCATGAAGTTCTCGTCATCACGCTCAGGGAATTCCGGTTTGTAGTGAGCGCCGCGGCTCTCGTTACGCATGAGCGCACCGATTGTGATCGCACGGGAGAGGACGAGCATGTTCCACAAGTGACGAGTGAAGGAAGCACCTGCGTTGCTCCATTTGCTTGTATCGTTGATGTTGATTTTTTTGTAGCGCTCCATCAACTCTTGAATCTTTTCATCTGTTTTTTGCAGACGGTCGTTGTAACGAACTACCGTTACGTTGTCTGTCATCCACTCACCCAGCTCCTTGTGGATCAGGTAAGCATTTTCCGTTCCGTCCATTTTCAAAATGCTGTCGTATTTCGCCTGTTCTTTGCTCGTGTAGCTGTCAAAGAGAGTAGAAGACAGATCATCCGAAGATTGATTCAAGCCTTTGATGTACTCGATCGCTTTTGGACCGGCAACCATACCGCCGTAGATCGCGGACAACAGGGAGTTTGCACCCAAACGGTTCGCGCCGTGCTGGGAGTAATCGCACTCACCCGCTGCAAACAGACCAGGGATGTTGGTCATTTGGTTGTAGTCTACCCACATTCCGCCCATGGAGTAGTGAACGGCAGGGAAAATCTTCATCGGCACTTTGCGCGGGTCATCCCCTACGAATTTTTCGTAAATCTCGATAATACCGCCCAGTTTTACATCCAGCTCTTTCGGATCTTTGTGGGACAGATCGAGGTACACCATGTTTTCGCCGTTGACGCCCAGTTTCATGTCTACGCAGACAGAGAAGATTTCGCGAGTCGCAATATCACGCGGTACCAGGTTTCCGTAGGCAGGATATTTTTCCTCCAGGAAGTACCAAGGCTTACCGTCTTTGTACGTCCATACGCGACCGCCCTCACCGCGCGCGGATTCAGACATCAGACGCAGCTTGTCGTCGCCCGGAATCGCAGTCGGGTGAATCTGGATCATCTCACCGTTGGCGTAGATTACGCCTTGCTGGTAAGCGGCAGACGCTGCTGTACCTGTGTTGATGATCGAGTTGGTCGATTTACCGAAGATGATACCAGGGCCGCCTGTTGCCAAAATAACGGCATCTGCACGGAAGGATTGAATTTCACCGGAACGCATGTTTTGCGCGGTAATCCCGCGACAGGTTCCTGTCTCGTCCAAAACGGCTCCGAGGAAATCCCAATATTCGTACTTGGTAACCAGACCTTCTGCTTCGTAGCGGCGTACTTGCTCGTCCAGCGCGTACAGCAGTTGTTGTCCGGTTGTCGCACCTGCAAACGCAGTACGGTGATGTTTTGTTCCCCCGAAACGGCGGAAGTCCAACAGACCTTCTGGTGTGCGGTTGAACATGACGCCCATCCGGTCAAGCATATAGATAATTCCAGGTGCTGCATCGCACATTGCTTTTACTGGTGGTTGGTTTGCCAAGAAGTCTCCACCGTAAACTGTATCGTCGAAGTGCTCCCATGTGGAGTCGCCTTCCCCTTTGGTATTTACCGCACCGTTGATACCGCCCTGCGCACAAACAGAGTGGGAACGTTTTACCGGAACCAGGGAGAACAACTGAACGGGAACGCCTTTTTCTGCAGCTTTGATAGTAGCCATCAAGCCGGCCAATCCACCACCGACAATGATAAGTTTACCTTTTGCCATGATTTAGTCCCCCTATCCCTACAGAATGAAAGCCGACATCGCACGCAATCCGATGAAGGTTACAACTACGAATACGACCATAGTGAAGTATGTTGCAATTCGTTGGGAACGTGGTCCAACCGTAATTCCCCAGTGAACCAGGAACGACCAGAGTCCGTTGGAGAAGTGGAAAACCGTGCTGATAATCCCGATTGTGTAGAATACGATCATTGCTGGGCTGCTGAAAATGTTTGCGACCATGTCGAAGTCAACATGTGCACCCAATGCCTTCTGAATGCGAGTTTCCCATACGTGCCAAACAATGAAAATGAGGGTAATGATACCTGTTACCCGTTGCCACAGAAACATGTGGTTTCTGAAGTAACCGAAGTTCCCTACGTTTTGTTTCGCTTGGAACGCGATGTAGAGACCGTAAACAGCGTGAAACAGGATCGGGATGTAGATGAAGACAAATTCAACTACAAGCAGAAGTGGAACGTTTTCAATCAGACCTACCGTCTGGTTGAAAGCTTCGGCTCCACGGGTCGCCTGGTAGTTGGCTGTCAAGTGGAACAGCAGGAAGAGCCCGATCGGAAACAAACCAAGAAGTGAGTGCAGCTTGTGACTGAGAAAGCTATGGCCTTTCGCCATACAATGGTCCCCCTTTCAGTGTATGTAGCGCTCTTTTATGGACCTTTCTCCCATATCCTAACCCATTGCCTGACCCATTAGACATGCCAAAAAACCGTTAGCTCTCTCCACGCCTAACTTTGTCGGAATGTGTCAAAATACGAAAAAAAGTTGGGCAAAACTTTGACCAAATCCAATTGTACTCTTGTCGACACATAGCGTCAAGACAATCAGTAGACTAAATACATTGATAGAATAACTTTGTTTAGTTTCACTATTTTTTCTCTTAATCGGTCATGAAGCAAGCCTCCCTCTCATAATCTAGTACAGACAGGAGGGAAGCGAGATGAAAGATACCGATCAGTTGGCAGCCCTGTTGCCGCCCCACACGATTCCGGTGGCCGAACGCATGCACATGCCTTATCTCGGCTACCATCTGCTCCGCGAAACATTGACGAACGCCTTATTGGGAGACAGCGAAAGCCCGATATTGTACTGGCTGGGCAAAGACATCGGCCGGAAAATTCCGGTTCAGTCTTCCACGGGCCCGATTCTCCCTTTTATCCGCCTTGGGCTGGGACAGCTCGATCTCGTGGAAGAAACGGCAGACGCGATCGTCTACAAGCTCTCGCACACTATCTACAACTACCAAACGCCCGAGCGGCTCAGCCGCGCCTTGTCACTGGAAGCCGGAATCATCGCCGGCAGCATCGAGCAGTGGAAGGGCAAGGACACGTCCGCACAACTGGAGATCGAAAGCTCGTCCCGCATTCTTATCAAGGTGCGGACGCAAAAATAAACAAGCCGTTCGCCTTCGTGCGGGATACTGCCATACTTTTGTCATTGCAAAAGGCAGCGGGAACCCGCACTCGCGAATCATTCAAAAAGATGCCCCCTCTGCCAGCGGGCGAGGGAGCATTTGCTTCTTATAAGCCGTGCACGACTGCTGTTTCCGCCACATCAAGTCCGTATGCCGTATGCAGGCTGCGAACGGCAAGCTCGGTTTGGCCAGCAGGAATAACGCAGGACACTTTGATGTCCGACGTCGAAACCATTTTAATAGAAATTTCTTTTTCAGCCAAAACGCGGAACATCTCAGCGGCAACCCCCGGATTGTTCACCATGCCGGAGCCGACGATGGACACTTTGGTCAAGTTTTGCTCGAAGTCGACTTTTTCGAAGCCCAGCTCCGCTTTGTTGTTTTCCAGCGTATCCAGCGCCTTTTTCAAGTCATCTGCCGCGACCGTAAACGAAATGTTCGTGACAGCGGCATCGTAGGAGCTTTGAATGATGATGTCGACGTTCACCTGGTTGTCTGCGAGTGTATTGAACAGGCGGGAAAGAGTCCCCACCTTTGCAGGCATCCCGACAACCGTAACTTTGGCGACATCTTCGTCATGCGCGACTCCACTTACTACTCTTCCTGTTTCCATGTTGGCAACCTCCTCAACGTACGTACCCTCTTCGGCAGTAAAGCTGGAGCGGACCACCAGCCGTACCTTGTATTTTTTCGCAGCCTCCACCGAACGCGGATGCAGGACGCCTGCGCCGAGATTGGCAAGCTCCAGCATTTCATCATACGAGATCGTATTCAGCTTGCTTGCTGCCGGCACCATGCGCGGGTCGGCCGTGTAAACGCCAGAAACGTCTGTAAAAATCTCGCATTTGTCAGCATTCAGGCTGGCTGCCAGCGTAACCGCCGATGTATCCGATCCACCGCGGCCGAGCGTTGTAATTTCTCCTTCGTCGCTAAGACCTTGGAACCCTGCCACAATCACGACGCGGCCTCGACCGAGCTCCGCCTGAATGCGCTGTGGATCAATTTGCTTGATCCGCGCCCGGCCGTGGATCGCTTCTGTCGTCACTCCGGCCTGCCAGCCAGTCAAAGAAATGGCATCGTAGCCTTTGGAATGCAAGGCCATCGCGAGCAATGCGATCGATACTTGCTCCCCCGTGGTCAGCAGCATATCCATTTCACGCTCGGAAGGGTAGGCGCTGATCTGTTTGGCCATATCTACCAGGACGTCGGTAGATTTGCCCATCGCAGACACGACGACTACCAGGTCATGCCCTTCTTCTTTGTAGCTGATAATTCGGTCCGCAACTCGTAAAATTCGCTCAATAGTCCCTACAGAGGTGCCTCCGTATTTCTGCACGATCAACCCCATGCGGCTTCTCTCCCTTTTCTCATATCCAATGTTTGTAGAATGTATCGTTTTCTCTCGTTTTATTAGCTTGTTTTCGCTTACTCGTTTATGGAAAATTTTACCTGTCACTTTATAAAAAAGGCACCGACAAGGAATAAGTACCTGCCGCTGCCTACTGTTTCGACATACCGGTTCCTCCCTCCCAATACACGCGGACAATGCAGCACATGACAGGACAACACCTATCACCGCTCACATTGACACACCGTGAGATAGCACTCCATCTGACGCCGGTTAAGAGCCAGATGACAGTTCTGCACTTGTTCAATGCAGACCCAGCATGGAGAACTACGGGTTTTCCTCCACACTTCGGCGAATTCCCCTTTCCCGCTCCCTTCACAGATACCCGATCTCAGGGTGGTACTCTTGGTTTTCGCGCCTCTACCTCACTTCATAAGGGAAGTGAGGCTAACTATTCTGTTTGAAACGCATTATATCACGGGAATCCGAACGGTTCAATTGCTTTTTGAAAAAAACGTTACGATTCCAGCTTGCGCAAATGGGCGATAATCTGCTTCGCCAGCTTGTCGCCGATCCCCAACTGCCGGAAATCCTCCACCGTCGCCTCGCGCATTTTTTTCAGCGAGCCAAAATGGGTAAACAACAGCTTGCGCCGCTTTTCGCCGATGCCCGGTATTTCGTCGAGCTGGGAGGAGAGCATCGTCTTCGTCCGGGATTGTCGGTGAAACGTAATCGCAAACCGGTGCACCTCGTCCTGAATGCGCTGCAGCAAGTAAAACTCGTAGCTGTCCCGCTTCAGATTCACCGGCTCCGGCGGATCGCCGTACATCAACTGCGCGGTTTTGTGCTTTTCGTCTTTGGCCAGGCCGCAGACCGGGATGTACAGCCCCAGCTCGTTTTCCAGCACGTCCATGGCGGCGCTGATCTGCCCTTTGCCCCCGTCGATGACGATCAGGTCGGGCAGCGGCTGGTTTTCCTTCAGCAAGCGCGAATACCGTCTGCGGATTACCTCGCGCATGGAGCCGTAATCGTCCGGCCCTTCGACTGTCTTGATCTTGAACTTGCGGTATTCCTTTTTGTCCGGACGGCCGTCCGTAAAGACAATCATCGCCGACACAGGCTCGGTTCCTTGGATGTTGGAGTTGTCGAACGCCTCGATCCGGTGCGGGACGCCGATCCCCAGCACATGCCCCAGGTTGTGCACCGCCTGAACGGTCCGCGCGTCGTCCTTGGACATCAGGGCGAACTTTTCCTGCAGGGCGATCCGCGCGTTTTCACAAGCCATCTGTACCAGCTCGCGCTTTTTGCTGCGCTTGGGCGTCAACACCTTGACTCCCAGCCATTCACTCAACAGCTCCGGCTCGCTTTCCTCCGGCAGCAAAATTTCTTTGGGCAGCGCGTTTTGCTTGTCGTAGTAAAACTGGGTGACGTACGACATGAAGTCCTCGCTCTCGTTTCCGTAGTAAGGGAAGGAGGTCGTCTGCCGCTCGATCATCTTGCCCTGGCGCATGTAAAAAATTTGAATGCACATCCAGCCTTTTTCCACGGCAAAGCCGATAATGTCGCGGTCAACCGTATCGGTGAACGTAATTTTCTGCTTCTCCATCACCGCTTCGATGCTCTTGATCTGATCGCGGAACTCCTTGGCCCGCTCAAACTCCATCGCCTCTGCGGCCTGGAGCATTTTTTCCGTGAGCTGCTGCTTCATCTGCTCGTGTCCGCCGTCGAGGAAGCGGCTGATCTCATCTACCAGTCGCTGGTTTTCTTCAGCCGAAACCTCGTACACACAGGGGGCGAGACATTGGCCCAAATGGTAGTACAAACATACCTGCTTGGGCATGTTGCGGCATTTGCGCAAAGGATAGAGCCGGTCGAGCAGCTTTTTCACCTCGGACGCGTCGCCTGCATTCGGGTACGGCCCGAAGTATTTCGCCTTGTCTTTCAGCACCTTGCGGGTAATTTCCAGCCGCGGCTGCGCTTCGTTCGTAATTTTGATGTATGGGTAGGTTTTGTCGTCGCGAAGCATGACGTTATAGCGCGGGTCGTGCTTTTTGATGAGGTTGCACTCCAGCAATAACGCCTCGATCGCAGACGACACCACGATATACTCAAAGTCCGCGATCTCGCTGACCAGAAGCTGCGTCTTCCCGTTATGGCTTCCGGTGAAGTACGAGCGCACGCGGTTTTTCAGCACCTTGGCTTTTCCGACGTATATAATTTCCCCGTTTGCATTTTTCATCAGGTAGCAGCCGGGCTTTTCTGGCAGCACAGCCAGCTTGTCTTTCAAGGTACGGTTCATGGCTGCACCTCCTTTTTCCTTTTAACGGCTTTCGCTTTAGCGTTTTTTCATGACGGGCTGTTCCAGGACGTACAGCTCATCCTCCAGGGCGTTCATCCGCTCCAGCAACAGCTTGCGGCTGTCCTGTACGCCCTGGTTATAGTAAAACGGCCCGAGCTCTCTGGAAAAGAAGGCGATCAGCTCTTCCGTCTCCAGGTTGCCCAGCTCCTCGCCGTGTTCTGCGTGAAAATACCGTTGCACTTGCAACACGAGATATTCCGTTTGCTCTCTCGTCAGTTTGGTTGGCATCCGCATCTGGCTTCCTTCCATGGTTTTCCTCTGATAAGAATATACGTTCTACTCCCATAGTACCACGGATCGGGCAGCAAAAAAACTGCCGCTTCGATCTGAAAGCGACAGTTTTCCTCTGACAGCCAGCTTTTAATGCTTGCGTCCGCCCAAGTACGCTTCTTTGACGCGCTCATCGTTCAACAGCGCGTCAGCCGCCCCGTCGAGAACAATCTGGCCGGCTTCCAGCACATAGCCGTAATCGGCGATTTTCAGTGCCTGCTTGACGTTTTGCTCGACGATCAGCACCGTCGTGCCTTCCGCATTAATCTGCTTGATGACTTTGAAAATGTCTGCCACCACAATCGGGGCCAGTCCCATGGACGGCTCGTCCAAAAGCAGCAGCTTGGGGCGCGACATCAAAGCTCTGGCAATCGCCAGCATTTGCTGCTGCCCGCCAGACATCGTACCGCCCAACTGGGGCAGCCGTTCTTTCAAAATCGGAAACCAGGTCATCATTTTTTCCATGTCGTCCTTGATGCCTTGGGTGTCGTTGCGTTGGAAAGCGCCCATTTCGAGGTTTTCCAGCACGGTCATTTTGCCGAGGATCGCCCGCCCTTCCGGCACGAGCGCCAGTCCGCTTTTCACGATCTGGTGCGGCTTTTTGCCGTCCATGCGCTCCCCGCAAAACGTAATGCTGCCTGCCTCCGGCTTTAGTTGGCCGGCGATCGTGCGCATCGTCGTCGTTTTGCCTGCTCCGTTGGCGCCGATGAGAGAGACGATCTTTCCTTCCGGCACTTCCAGCGTAATGCCGCGAATCGCCTTGATTTGACCGTAGGAGGTCGAAAGGTTTTGTACGTGCAGCATGCTATTCTTCCTCCTTGCCCAAGTATGCCTCGATCACATCGGGGTTGTTTTGTACCTCTTCCGGCGTTCCGTCCGCAATTTTCACGCCGAAATTGATGCAGACGACTTTCTCGCACAAGTTCATGACCAGCCCCATGTCGTGCTCGACCAGCAAGACGGTCGTGCCGTCATCGCGAATTTTGCGCACCAGTTCCATCAGCGCTTTCGTCTCTGTCTCGATCATCCCGGCAGCAGGCTCGTCCAAAAGCAATAGCTTCGGCTCGGTCGCGAGCGCCCTGGCGATTTCCAGACGGCGCTGCTGTCCGTACGCGAGCGTATCCGAGCGGACGTCTGCCACGTCGGACAGCCCGACAAACTCCAGCAATTGTTCCGCTTTTTTCGCAACCGCCTTCTCCTCGGACCGCTGGCCAGGCGTGCGCAAAAGCGAAGCCCAAAACCCCGCCTTCATCCGCGCATGGCAACCTACCTTGACG
It includes:
- a CDS encoding MarR family transcriptional regulator, translated to MRTLGTHMAEPVPGLTGPQFYILHQLEQRQRCTVGELADSMMVKPSAITAMIDRLDKHGYVSRERDEEDRRVVHISLLEAGKHILAQAKQTRLETLRQLFSHLTEEEWEQFVRMFEKLAVAAVADARKKGVHSG
- the sdhB gene encoding succinate dehydrogenase iron-sulfur subunit, encoding MAEKLIHLIITRQDSPDSTPYKEEFKIPYRPGMNVIGALMEIQRNPLNAQGQKTSPVNWESNCLEEVCGACSMVINGRPRQACSALIDKLEQPIRLEPMSTFPVQRDLSIDRSRMFDALKRVKAWIPIDGTHDLGPGPRMPEVERQWAYELSKCMTCGVCLEACPNVNAKSEFIGPFAISQVRLFNQHPTGMMNKHERLEALMEDGGIGDCGNSQNCVQACPKGIPLTTSIAHMNKETTKHAVKKFFFS
- the sdhA gene encoding succinate dehydrogenase flavoprotein subunit; protein product: MAKGKLIIVGGGLAGLMATIKAAEKGVPVQLFSLVPVKRSHSVCAQGGINGAVNTKGEGDSTWEHFDDTVYGGDFLANQPPVKAMCDAAPGIIYMLDRMGVMFNRTPEGLLDFRRFGGTKHHRTAFAGATTGQQLLYALDEQVRRYEAEGLVTKYEYWDFLGAVLDETGTCRGITAQNMRSGEIQSFRADAVILATGGPGIIFGKSTNSIINTGTAASAAYQQGVIYANGEMIQIHPTAIPGDDKLRLMSESARGEGGRVWTYKDGKPWYFLEEKYPAYGNLVPRDIATREIFSVCVDMKLGVNGENMVYLDLSHKDPKELDVKLGGIIEIYEKFVGDDPRKVPMKIFPAVHYSMGGMWVDYNQMTNIPGLFAAGECDYSQHGANRLGANSLLSAIYGGMVAGPKAIEYIKGLNQSSDDLSSTLFDSYTSKEQAKYDSILKMDGTENAYLIHKELGEWMTDNVTVVRYNDRLQKTDEKIQELMERYKKININDTSKWSNAGASFTRHLWNMLVLSRAITIGALMRNESRGAHYKPEFPERDDENFMKTTMAKFNPETTAPEIYYEDIDVSLIPPRKRDYTSDKKH
- a CDS encoding succinate dehydrogenase cytochrome b558 subunit; the protein is MAKGHSFLSHKLHSLLGLFPIGLFLLFHLTANYQATRGAEAFNQTVGLIENVPLLLVVEFVFIYIPILFHAVYGLYIAFQAKQNVGNFGYFRNHMFLWQRVTGIITLIFIVWHVWETRIQKALGAHVDFDMVANIFSSPAMIVFYTIGIISTVFHFSNGLWSFLVHWGITVGPRSQRIATYFTMVVFVVVTFIGLRAMSAFIL
- a CDS encoding DUF2507 domain-containing protein, with amino-acid sequence MKDTDQLAALLPPHTIPVAERMHMPYLGYHLLRETLTNALLGDSESPILYWLGKDIGRKIPVQSSTGPILPFIRLGLGQLDLVEETADAIVYKLSHTIYNYQTPERLSRALSLEAGIIAGSIEQWKGKDTSAQLEIESSSRILIKVRTQK
- a CDS encoding aspartate kinase; the encoded protein is MGLIVQKYGGTSVGTIERILRVADRIISYKEEGHDLVVVVSAMGKSTDVLVDMAKQISAYPSEREMDMLLTTGEQVSIALLAMALHSKGYDAISLTGWQAGVTTEAIHGRARIKQIDPQRIQAELGRGRVVIVAGFQGLSDEGEITTLGRGGSDTSAVTLAASLNADKCEIFTDVSGVYTADPRMVPAASKLNTISYDEMLELANLGAGVLHPRSVEAAKKYKVRLVVRSSFTAEEGTYVEEVANMETGRVVSGVAHDEDVAKVTVVGMPAKVGTLSRLFNTLADNQVNVDIIIQSSYDAAVTNISFTVAADDLKKALDTLENNKAELGFEKVDFEQNLTKVSIVGSGMVNNPGVAAEMFRVLAEKEISIKMVSTSDIKVSCVIPAGQTELAVRSLHTAYGLDVAETAVVHGL
- the uvrC gene encoding excinuclease ABC subunit UvrC, producing MNRTLKDKLAVLPEKPGCYLMKNANGEIIYVGKAKVLKNRVRSYFTGSHNGKTQLLVSEIADFEYIVVSSAIEALLLECNLIKKHDPRYNVMLRDDKTYPYIKITNEAQPRLEITRKVLKDKAKYFGPYPNAGDASEVKKLLDRLYPLRKCRNMPKQVCLYYHLGQCLAPCVYEVSAEENQRLVDEISRFLDGGHEQMKQQLTEKMLQAAEAMEFERAKEFRDQIKSIEAVMEKQKITFTDTVDRDIIGFAVEKGWMCIQIFYMRQGKMIERQTTSFPYYGNESEDFMSYVTQFYYDKQNALPKEILLPEESEPELLSEWLGVKVLTPKRSKKRELVQMACENARIALQEKFALMSKDDARTVQAVHNLGHVLGIGVPHRIEAFDNSNIQGTEPVSAMIVFTDGRPDKKEYRKFKIKTVEGPDDYGSMREVIRRRYSRLLKENQPLPDLIVIDGGKGQISAAMDVLENELGLYIPVCGLAKDEKHKTAQLMYGDPPEPVNLKRDSYEFYLLQRIQDEVHRFAITFHRQSRTKTMLSSQLDEIPGIGEKRRKLLFTHFGSLKKMREATVEDFRQLGIGDKLAKQIIAHLRKLES
- a CDS encoding DUF2164 domain-containing protein, whose product is MPTKLTREQTEYLVLQVQRYFHAEHGEELGNLETEELIAFFSRELGPFYYNQGVQDSRKLLLERMNALEDELYVLEQPVMKKR
- a CDS encoding ABC transporter ATP-binding protein; this translates as MLHVQNLSTSYGQIKAIRGITLEVPEGKIVSLIGANGAGKTTTMRTIAGQLKPEAGSITFCGERMDGKKPHQIVKSGLALVPEGRAILGKMTVLENLEMGAFQRNDTQGIKDDMEKMMTWFPILKERLPQLGGTMSGGQQQMLAIARALMSRPKLLLLDEPSMGLAPIVVADIFKVIKQINAEGTTVLIVEQNVKQALKIADYGYVLEAGQIVLDGAADALLNDERVKEAYLGGRKH
- a CDS encoding ABC transporter ATP-binding protein — translated: MLLELANVGKSFGGITALRDVSFSVREGEIVGLIGPNGAGKTTIFNMATGIFAPTTGTFSFAGQTLNGMPPNKITEMGIARTFQNIRLFGHMSAFDNVKVGCHARMKAGFWASLLRTPGQRSEEKAVAKKAEQLLEFVGLSDVADVRSDTLAYGQQRRLEIARALATEPKLLLLDEPAAGMIETETKALMELVRKIRDDGTTVLLVEHDMGLVMNLCEKVVCINFGVKIADGTPEEVQNNPDVIEAYLGKEEE